A window of the Dehalococcoidia bacterium genome harbors these coding sequences:
- a CDS encoding class I SAM-dependent methyltransferase, whose protein sequence is MTNQSTERSGTAERPGHHWREPARVQEYVERMDRRAAERQEPLTLLTRLLPFPADAALRVLDVGAGYGAVAAAVLAAFPRAEATLLDISEAMMQVGAERMAPFAGRYRYLHGDFADGELPEAAAGPFQAIVSGRAIHHLPPAATRSLYRACAARLAPGGCFLNLDMTAAVDGGAAAAYRRAEEREREARGEPAAPPRSHHAEHEGHDFQPLDEHLRWLREAGLVSVDCYWKRLGNALFGGLRPS, encoded by the coding sequence ATGACGAATCAGAGCACAGAACGATCCGGGACGGCCGAGCGGCCCGGCCATCACTGGCGCGAGCCGGCGCGGGTGCAGGAGTACGTCGAGCGCATGGACCGGCGCGCGGCCGAGCGCCAGGAGCCGCTGACGCTGCTGACGCGGCTGCTGCCCTTCCCGGCGGACGCGGCGCTGCGCGTGCTCGACGTGGGCGCGGGGTACGGCGCGGTCGCCGCGGCGGTGCTGGCGGCCTTTCCGCGCGCCGAGGCGACGCTGCTGGACATCTCCGAGGCGATGATGCAGGTGGGCGCCGAGCGCATGGCGCCCTTCGCCGGCCGCTACCGCTACCTGCACGGCGACTTCGCCGACGGCGAGCTGCCCGAAGCCGCGGCGGGTCCGTTCCAGGCGATCGTCTCCGGGCGGGCGATCCACCATCTGCCGCCGGCCGCGACGCGATCGCTCTACCGCGCCTGCGCCGCGCGGCTGGCGCCCGGAGGCTGCTTTCTCAACCTCGACATGACCGCGGCAGTGGACGGTGGCGCGGCCGCCGCCTACCGCCGGGCGGAGGAGCGAGAACGCGAGGCGCGCGGCGAGCCCGCGGCGCCGCCCAGGTCGCACCACGCCGAGCACGAGGGGCACGACTTCCAGCCGCTCGACGAGCATCTGCGCTGGCTGCGCGAGGCCGGCCTGGTCTCCGTCGACTGCTACTGGAAGCGGCTGGGCAACGCCCTCTTCGGCGGCCTCCGGCCAAGCTGA